In the genome of Streptomyces sp. NBC_00190, one region contains:
- a CDS encoding PTS transporter subunit EIIC, protein MSTDKNRATAAAILPLVGGPDNITSIAHCMTRLRITLRDRSLVRDEALKALPAVLGVVEDDTYQIVLGPGAVARVTPEFEALVEEGRRAAPHSVTADELAARGAALKEARKARNATPFKLFLRRIANIFVPLIPALIGCGIIAGLNGVLTNTGWLPAVVPALAAIASGFMSLIAVFVGYNTAKEFGGTPVLGGAVAAIIVFPGITRIEAFGQQLSPGQGGVLGALAAAVLAVHVEKWCRRWVPEALDVLVTPTLTVLVSGLATIFGLMFLAGEASAAIGTFADRLLATGGAFAGLVLGGLFLPLVMLGLHQALIPIHTTLIEQSGYTVLLPILAMAGAGQVGAAIAVYYRLPRNRSLRTTIKSALPAGFLGIGEPLIYGVSLPLGRPFVTACVGGAAGGAFIGLFSQLGITFGSTAIGPSGWALFPLLDGRSGMGATIAIYAGGLAVGYLVGFVATYFFGFTRQMLTDLNTAPEPSPDAVSDPPKEPALT, encoded by the coding sequence ATGTCCACTGACAAGAACCGCGCCACAGCCGCCGCGATCCTTCCTCTGGTCGGCGGCCCGGACAACATCACCTCGATCGCGCACTGCATGACCCGCCTGCGCATCACCCTGCGCGACCGCTCACTGGTCCGGGACGAGGCCCTGAAGGCCCTGCCCGCGGTCCTGGGCGTGGTCGAGGACGACACCTACCAGATCGTGCTGGGCCCGGGCGCCGTCGCACGCGTCACCCCGGAGTTCGAGGCACTGGTCGAGGAGGGCCGCCGGGCCGCGCCGCACTCGGTCACGGCGGACGAACTCGCCGCCCGGGGCGCGGCGCTCAAGGAAGCCCGCAAGGCGCGCAACGCCACCCCCTTCAAGCTGTTCCTGCGCCGCATCGCCAACATCTTCGTCCCGCTGATCCCGGCCCTGATCGGCTGCGGCATCATCGCGGGCCTGAACGGCGTGCTGACGAACACGGGCTGGCTGCCCGCCGTCGTCCCGGCACTCGCCGCCATCGCCTCCGGCTTCATGTCGCTGATCGCGGTCTTCGTCGGCTACAACACGGCCAAGGAGTTCGGCGGTACGCCCGTCCTGGGCGGCGCGGTCGCCGCGATCATCGTCTTCCCGGGCATCACCAGGATCGAGGCCTTCGGGCAGCAGCTCTCCCCCGGCCAGGGCGGCGTCCTCGGCGCGCTGGCGGCCGCCGTGCTCGCCGTGCACGTGGAGAAGTGGTGCCGCAGGTGGGTCCCCGAGGCCCTGGACGTCCTCGTCACCCCGACCCTCACCGTCCTGGTCTCCGGCCTGGCCACGATCTTCGGCCTCATGTTCCTCGCCGGTGAGGCCTCCGCCGCCATCGGCACCTTCGCCGACCGGCTGCTCGCCACCGGCGGCGCCTTCGCGGGCCTGGTCCTGGGCGGACTGTTCCTGCCCCTCGTCATGCTGGGCCTGCACCAGGCCCTGATCCCCATCCACACCACGCTCATCGAACAGTCCGGCTACACGGTCCTGCTGCCCATCCTCGCCATGGCGGGCGCGGGCCAGGTCGGCGCGGCCATCGCGGTCTACTACCGCCTCCCGCGCAACCGTTCCCTCCGTACGACCATCAAGTCCGCTCTCCCGGCCGGCTTCCTGGGCATCGGCGAACCCCTGATCTACGGCGTCTCCCTGCCGCTCGGCCGCCCCTTCGTCACCGCCTGCGTCGGCGGCGCGGCCGGCGGAGCCTTCATCGGCCTCTTCAGCCAGCTGGGCATCACCTTCGGCTCCACCGCCATCGGCCCCTCGGGCTGGGCCCTGTTCCCGCTGCTGGACGGCAGGTCGGGCATGGGCGCGACCATCGCCATCTACGCGGGCGGCCTGGCCGTCGGCTACCTGGTGGGCTTCGTCGCCACGTACTTCTTCGGCTTCACCCGCCAGATGCTGACCGACCTGAACACCGCTCCCGAACCCTCCCCGGATGCGGTGTCCGACCCCCCGAAGGAACCCGCCCTGACCTGA
- a CDS encoding GNAT family N-acetyltransferase translates to MTDLIPDVVPAGRMSAVPQPQLPLPGGMLLRPWAPYDAPALVESCLDPEIRHWNRPDSLTLAGAEDRIARWHGRWQAEEAAVWAVAPAAGGPAVGLIGVADLDLRGGSGEIVYWLLPAGRGAGVMVRATDRVSRWAFDDLGLHRLRITHSVANPASCAIATKAGFPLEGTMRGALLHADGWHDEHLHARLRTDAPV, encoded by the coding sequence ATGACCGACTTGATACCCGATGTGGTCCCCGCCGGGCGGATGAGCGCCGTGCCGCAGCCGCAGCTCCCGCTCCCCGGCGGGATGCTGCTGCGTCCCTGGGCCCCGTACGACGCCCCCGCGCTGGTCGAGTCCTGCCTCGACCCGGAGATCCGGCACTGGAACCGCCCGGACTCCCTCACCCTGGCCGGGGCCGAGGACCGCATCGCCCGCTGGCACGGGCGCTGGCAGGCCGAAGAGGCCGCGGTCTGGGCCGTCGCCCCCGCCGCGGGCGGCCCGGCCGTCGGGCTCATCGGCGTGGCCGACCTCGATCTGCGCGGCGGCAGCGGCGAAATCGTGTACTGGCTGCTGCCCGCCGGGCGCGGCGCCGGGGTCATGGTCCGGGCCACGGACCGCGTCAGCCGCTGGGCCTTCGACGACCTCGGCCTGCACCGGCTGCGCATCACCCACTCGGTGGCCAACCCGGCCTCCTGCGCCATCGCGACGAAGGCCGGCTTCCCGCTGGAGGGCACCATGCGCGGCGCCCTCCTCCACGCGGACGGCTGGCACGACGAGCACCTCCACGCCCGCCTGCGCACCGACGCCCCGGTGTAA
- a CDS encoding type II toxin-antitoxin system VapB family antitoxin gives MAARLEEALSRALVDLDEALLAEAAEILGTTSKRATINGVLAEFVAARRRHAEGAAPVPGAPSG, from the coding sequence ATGGCCGCCCGCCTGGAAGAGGCGCTGTCACGCGCCCTGGTGGACCTGGACGAGGCACTTCTCGCCGAGGCGGCGGAAATCCTGGGCACGACCAGTAAGCGGGCGACGATCAACGGCGTGCTGGCGGAGTTCGTGGCGGCCCGGCGGCGGCACGCCGAGGGGGCCGCGCCGGTGCCCGGGGCGCCATCGGGCTGA
- a CDS encoding helix-turn-helix domain-containing protein, whose product MAGKNLDPSSSPRALLGAELRVARERAGLSQAELGEPLFVSGSFIGQLEAGTRRMHLEFARQIDDILDTGGFFVRNCGALAKSKYPNHFAEAAEAEAEAKTIREYAPLALPGMLQPEAYARAVFLAYQPTATEEVITELVTNRLDRAKLLSDPTTPLFWCVLDEAVLRRIVGSRAVMAEALRHIAALIRARRIFVQVLPFSAGAHSSMGGTLKLMTFEGAPPLAYVQGNAIGVLLDDPATVTRHSLTYDLLTASALSPTESLAVIESAAEDYEHDQHA is encoded by the coding sequence ATGGCAGGAAAGAACCTCGACCCCTCCTCCTCACCCCGCGCCCTGCTCGGCGCCGAACTGCGCGTGGCGCGCGAGCGCGCCGGCCTCAGCCAGGCCGAACTCGGCGAACCGCTCTTCGTCAGCGGCTCGTTCATCGGCCAGCTCGAAGCGGGCACGCGCCGCATGCACCTCGAATTCGCGCGGCAGATAGACGACATCCTCGACACGGGCGGCTTCTTCGTCCGCAACTGCGGGGCCCTGGCCAAGTCCAAGTACCCGAACCACTTCGCTGAGGCGGCCGAGGCAGAAGCGGAAGCGAAGACAATCCGCGAGTACGCGCCCTTGGCACTGCCGGGGATGCTCCAGCCGGAGGCGTACGCCCGGGCCGTCTTCCTCGCCTACCAGCCCACGGCCACGGAGGAGGTCATCACCGAGCTGGTTACGAACCGGCTAGACCGCGCCAAGCTGCTTTCCGACCCAACAACACCGTTGTTTTGGTGCGTGCTCGATGAAGCCGTCCTTCGGAGGATCGTCGGCAGTCGGGCGGTGATGGCGGAGGCCTTGCGTCACATCGCGGCCCTGATCCGTGCACGCCGGATCTTCGTGCAGGTACTGCCGTTCAGCGCAGGAGCACACTCGTCGATGGGAGGCACCTTGAAGCTGATGACCTTCGAGGGCGCTCCTCCACTCGCCTACGTCCAAGGAAACGCCATAGGCGTGCTGTTGGACGATCCGGCCACTGTTACCCGCCACTCGCTGACCTACGATCTCCTCACGGCCAGCGCGCTGTCACCCACCGAATCGCTGGCCGTGATCGAGTCCGCGGCGGAGGATTACGAACATGACCAGCACGCGTGA
- a CDS encoding DUF397 domain-containing protein → MTSTREYDLSAATWHKSSYSDGTGGDCLEMATWRKSPHSGASGGDTVPVRDSKVPDGPHLTFNGPAWAAFVTSL, encoded by the coding sequence ATGACCAGCACGCGTGAGTACGACCTGTCTGCGGCCACCTGGCACAAATCCAGCTACAGCGACGGCACCGGCGGCGACTGCCTGGAGATGGCCACCTGGCGGAAGTCCCCCCACAGCGGAGCCAGCGGCGGCGACACGGTCCCCGTCCGGGACTCCAAGGTCCCCGACGGCCCCCACCTCACCTTCAACGGCCCGGCCTGGGCCGCCTTCGTCACCAGCCTCTGA